The region GCGAGACTGCGATGCCGCTCCGAGGGATGCAGGAGAGCCCCCGGAGATGCTCAGAACCGGATGcagaaccaaaaaaaaaccaaaagcgACGACGACGATCGGCCCCCGTCGCGAGTCACCCTCCTTTAGAAGCTAGAAGCGCGCGCGGTTGCTTGCGCACACACGTAAAAACCCCGTCCGGTCATGAAAACACCGCCCGGCCGGTCTAGAAGCCCCTCGCCCGGAGAGCGCGTcctgcggtggtggtggtggtggtagggagTGCGGTGGTTCCGCTCGCTCgcttgcgcgtgtgtgcgtgcgcgcgcgcgtggatGCGGGTGCGTGCGTGCGACGGTACCGCACTGCAATAATGCGTCGCTCTCCTGGCTTTCTCCAGTTGGACTCGTAACGACGGTGCGGTatacctctctccccccctccccctcctcttttctctccctctctctccctctctcgagtGTGTGACTCCCActcccaccccccctctctctctctctctctcttcactgacACTTTGCAGTACTGCAGTTTTCTGTGCCGGATAGGGCGGCAGGACGACACTGCGGTACAGTGGTTGCCTATAACAGAGTGTTGACTagaccccccactccccccccactcctccaccccccccgtCGCCCATCCATGTGGTTGACACTTACACTGTggtctacagcagtgtttctcaacccagtcctcaaggaccccctatcctgcagattttccttgcaaccctgaataggtacctgtttgtagtaattcagcagtgaatgtcagagttggcacaccttgcataatgaagtgctgtgagatgattggttgagtaagtacaagcagagctacctatgcagggttacaatgaaaatctgcaggttagggggtccttgaggactgggttgagaaacactgtggtCTACAGCATCCTCCTCCTGCTTGTTAGATCATGTCGTCTTTCGCCATTACATTTCCCTGACTTCGCCTGCCCAGGACCCCCCTCGCCTGTCAGCTCAGAACCTCGGCACGAAAGCCGGCTGAGAGACCTGCACACTTCACTGCACAACCCTCGCCACGGTCCGGATCGCACGAGCGCAGCCGGTCTTTGGTCCGCACCGAGGAAGTCCCTCGCACCTGTGGGAGCTAAGTCACAACATGTGAACGCCAGAGaaataaacacaacacacactggcCTATCACGTttctgacccccccacccccctcgcccccccaaaaaactaaACCAAGAATGACCCTTGTTCATTAATCGTATTTCAAATGGACCCACGTCAACTGAATTACCTTTAAAACGGGTTTTATGTGGATTATAAGTGAAGTCTCAGTAAGGATGCAGCAAACGCCAGCAAACGTTAACGGCTTTATTGACACGACCGGCCTTCTCGCCACACTGACGCCGTTTGGGTCACACATCATTCGAGCATCGCCGCTACCGACAGAAGTCCCAAATCCAAAGTTATAAAAATCACCTCGAGGGTAAGATGTTGGGACACACTTCAGACCTTTTTACCTCTCGGTGGGTCGGGGCAGACGCCACAACCCTAGTCGGCCTCCTGCCTGAAAGTCTCGGGCCAGACACCAGAACTGACCCGCCACTGGTATTGTTaaaagacatccatccattatccaaaccacttatccttactcggggtcacggggatgctggagcctatcccagcactcattgggtggcaggcggggagacaccctggacaggccgccagaccatcacacagggccaacacacacacacacacacacacacacacacacacacacacacacacacacacacacacacacacacacacacacacacacactcatacctagggacaatttagtacggccaatccacctgacctacatgtctttggactgggggaggaaacccacgcagacccggcgggaacctgcaaactccacacagaggacgacccgggatgacccccgaggttggactaccccggggctcgaacccaggaccttcttgctgtgaggcgaccgcgctaaccactgcgccaccagtaATATATTACTTGCCCACATTTCTTTTAAGCAATACAAGCAAGATCAGCCTTGCAATTGGCCAGAATTTGTATTGACACCTACGCAACAGCCTTTATGAATGCAAAACAAATGTAATTGCAGTAGCCCAACTGTGACAGAACCCATCGCTGTACTGTTCATTACTATCTGGGCACCTCTATGTTTGAGTCCACTGGCAGACCTTCGATGGACAGAGACGTCTTCTTCTCTTTAGACCattctttcaaaaaaaaaagatatccaGCAGGTAAATCAGGTGTTGGTAGGACTGAAGAGAGTCACACTTGTTTGCAGGaggaacacacacaaaaacacaccaagCAGTCGATCTACATATCTATATACATAACGAAGAGGCGACATAATGTGACGgtcgtactccccccccccccccccccgtggtccTTGTCGTTTGTTGGCCGGACGTGTCGGACGAGTCGCTCGTTCCCCACTAGCGGTGTTTGCCGTAGCGGTTGAAGCGGCGGTAGAGGAAGCGGATCCTCTTCTCCATGTTATGCTTGTCCAGAGTCATCATCCGGTCCCCCACCATCTTCTTCTTCCTAATCAGACGCTGCAGTTCGTTGCCCTGAAAACCCCGCAGCCAGCAGGGGCCCACGATGTTGTCTTTAGGATGGGCTTTAAAATCACCTGGAGGGACAAAGCACAAGAGggagtgtcagtgtcagtgtcacGATGGCGTTCAGATTTTCCTATAAATTACAGTTTGGCTCTCGCTGGCTGTTAGTGTGGTTTGCAAGTTCaaatttagtttttattttttgaaaaatTTTCCGTTTTAGTTACTTTCAttactagttttttttttcattttggaccccccccccccctgtacccatccaattaccacactcttccgcgtccacctcctctgccaatctggggagggctgcagactaccacatgcctcctcctccacatgtggagttgccagccgcttctttttcacctgacagtgaggaggtacGCCAGGGGgatggagcgcgtgggaggataacgctattccccccagccccacaCCCCCGAACaaccaccccgaccgaccagaggagatgctagtgcggtgaccaggacacatacccacatccggcttcccacccacagacacggccaattgtgtctgtagggatgcccgaccaagccggaggtaacacagggatttgaactggcgatccccttgttggtaggcaatagaattaTTAGTTTTAGTACATTCATGAAGGCAAGTCGGCCAATTTGCCATGGCAAAACGGTCAAAATTCAGATCAAGTGCGACACATCATCAGGTGTCAGTAGAGCCAGGATGTTGGAATGAGGATGTTTCTACATCATCAAATGTGGAGATCTCGAAGGAGGAGAATCTCCGGTGTTCATGCATATAGCCAAGTCTTCTCAAGCATTCTCAACAAGTTTTACGCTCACTTCTCGAGTCCTTACTAAAACCCAAAGAacatggatcacatcactccagttctgaggtctgcACACCGGCTTCCTGTCCGtcaaagaactgattttaaaactctgctcttggtttgtaaagcactgaatggtttagggccaaaatatatttctgatcttttgctacactatgaaccatccagacctcccagatggtctgggacaggtctgcttccGGTCCCCCGAGTTCAAAACTAAACACAGAGAGGCAacattcagtttttatgcaccacatatctggaacaaactcccagaaacctGCAAGCCTGCTGCAACTCTCAGCTCTTCTAAACtgaggctgaagactttcctgtttgccgctgccACCGATTAAATgaaatttgaagcttttgattatcaccTCACACGGCACTGTAACTTCTACACCTCTTATTCGTTTTAAATGTATTGTTATTGCTTTATGTTGCTTTTACattgtcttaatgccttttatgttttatgtaaaacaTTTTGAATTGccctgttgctgaaatgtgcaacacaaataaatttgccttgccttatgTGTAACATCTAAACTTTTCCGATgcataattcattcattcattcattcattcattcattcattcattcattcattcattcattcattcgttcattcattcattcgttcatccactcattcattcatcttcagctgcttctccggggtcaggtcgtggtggccgcaatctaagtagggcactccagacgtccctctccccagcaacgccctccagctcctcctgagggatcccaaggcatttttaggccagattggacacgtagtccctccagcgagttctgggtctaccccggggtctcctcctagttggccgtgcccggtaaacctccaaaggaaggcacccaggaggcatcctaatcagatgccggaaccacctcaactggctcctttcgatgtgaaggagcagcggctctactccgagctccctctagatgtccgagctcctcaccctatctccaaagctgagcccagacaccctatggaggaaactcatttcagccgcttgtattcgcgatctcaccctttcggtcactacccaaagctcatgaccataggtgagggttggaacgaagaatgactggtaaattgagagttttgccttccggctcagctccctcttcaccacaacggtccggtacaatctccgcattactgctgatgctgcaccaatccacctgtcaatctcccgctccatcctaccctcactcgtgaacaagaccctgagatactttaaCTCCTCCACTTGAGgtgacaactcatccccaacccggagggagcaatccaccattttccagtggagaaccatggcctcagacttggaggtgctgactctaatCCCGGCCATTTCCaaatcagctgcaaaccgccccagtgcgcccCCAGTGCCCCGgtgcataatatgactagtaaatatcagagCCAGGCCAGCTAGGTTGTTTTTGATGAACATCCTGCCTCCAAAAAGACCTGTCACACATACCGGCCATCCACAACAAACAGTGCAGTGATCATAGCAAATGAATATCTCCTGAAACTGTTCAAAAACAGCAGATTTTGGCAAACAAAATGTGCATCTGTGACCTCCCTGCTGAAGTTGTCGTGCTTGCTTTGATTTGGTGTTGTTATTCAAATTTCTGAATGGCAGAGGTCAGGATTGCAGAAGGATTAATACAGAGCCCCTTGCTAAATAGCAATATATAAATGAGTTTGCGTACAGTGCCGTGAAAAAGTATTTGCTCCCTTCCTGaattttgcatatttgtcacactgaatggtttcaCATCTTTATACAAAATGTAATACAAGACCAGGAGAATCCGAGTAAACAAAAAATACAGTTTTAAATGATCCTTTCATTTAtcgaaagaagaaaaaagttatccaacacccatATCACCCATGTGAAAATGTAATTGCCCCCCCTGAACAACTTTGTGCcacctttagcagcaacaactgcaaccaaaTGCTTCCTATAATTGGAGAACAGCCTTTCACACTGCTTTGGAGAATTTGGCTc is a window of Lampris incognitus isolate fLamInc1 chromosome 9, fLamInc1.hap2, whole genome shotgun sequence DNA encoding:
- the mrpl51 gene encoding 39S ribosomal protein L51, mitochondrial, whose protein sequence is MSVLGGLLQAGVSICQSTGAFMQAARHISTGMCCRIRMVGVPEFKPVDSWNEKRTMFGVYDNIGILGDFKAHPKDNIVGPCWLRGFQGNELQRLIRKKKMVGDRMMTLDKHNMEKRIRFLYRRFNRYGKHR